DNA from Methanomassiliicoccus luminyensis B10:
CCCGTTCGCGCGTATTGCCATGTAGAACCTTCCCGCGCCGCAGCCCCCCACGAACTCGGTCAGGCCCATGAGGTCCCCGGCGACCTTCTGGTTAAAGAAATGAGTGGGAACGAACGCGGGCCCTCCGCTCTGCTGCAGCGCCACCCTGGCGAACTGCGGGGCGGTGGTGAGCACCTGCATCTTGGAACCGTCGTTCCGATGGTACAGCATCTCCAGCAGCTCCTCCCTCTGCTCGGGGGAGAGGTCCTCCTCGATCATGTTCCGGCCCCGCCCCGCCGGGATGAAGTTATAGGCCATGAACCAGTTGACCCCCAGATCGCCACAGAGATCGATGATCTGAGGCACTTCGCCGATATTGTTCCGGGTGACCGTGGTGGAGATGTTGACGAAGAGGTCCTGATCTATCGCGTTCCTGATGCCGCCAACGGTCCTGTCGAAGGCCCCGGGGACGCCCCTGAACCCGTCGTGAACGGCGGCGTCGGCCCCGTCCAGGCTGATCTGCAGATACCCCACTCCGTTCTCCTTCAAGGCCGCCACCTTTTCCGGCGTCAGCAGGGTGCCGTTGGTAGCCAGGGCCACGAACATCCCCTTCCCCTCGGCGTGCTTGGCCAGCTCCAGGAGGTCGGGGCGGACCAGGGGCTCCCCGCCGGAGAACGCTATTATAGGCACACCCATGGCGGCAAGGCGGTCGATCAGGGCCACGCCCTCCGCCGTGGTGAGTTCGTCCTGGTGGGCCTCACCCGCCGAGGCGTAGCAGTGCTTGCAGCGGAGGTTGCAGGCATAGGTGACGTCCCAAACCACCTGGAACGGCGCCCCTGGCACGAAGGGGCGCTTCATCCCGAACTCCGAGATGCCCTTGACCACGCTGAGTAGGCCTTTCCTCCAGTAGGGGTCCTGGAAGGTCCTCTTGAGGTCCTCCTCGGTGACCCCGAAGGCCTTGCCCCCGGTGGAGAGCAGAGAGGCCAGCGGTGCCTCGGCTAGGCGGCAGCGCAGGCACACATCCTCCCTTAAGCCGAGATAGTGCTCCAACGCCACTTCGAGCCGGTTCCCCCCGTCGGCCTCGCAATGGTGGGAGTAGGATGCAAGGAGCGTCCTGGTCACAGGGTTGCCGATGAGGGAGCCAAGCAGCTGCACGCTCGTTGTCGACGTCATATCCGAGCCTCCATATCGATCCGACACCAAGGGCAGGCACGAGGGCCTATGGGGTGGCCCCATCCCAAGCCAGTCCCGCTTTTCATCGGCTCAGGGCCCGTGGCCGTTCCTCTTTTATGAAAATATAGAAGTCTAAGAGTGAGTAAAAATAGGTTTGCGACGGGAAGGGGGCACGAGCGATGCGCCCGCCCCCTTTCGCATCAGTGGTCCTGGAAGTGCACCATGGTGCCGTGCTTCTCCTCGATGTTCACGAGCTTTACTCGCGCGCCGGGGAGGCTCATCTCCTTTTCCGCCAGGGGGTCCACGATCTCCCGGACCTGGCCCTTGGTGAGCCCGTAGAGGAGGACATTGATGACCAGGTCGGCCTGGGCGATGCCATCCTGCAGCTCCCCCCGCGACGCCGGCCTGCCCTGGGGCTCCAGGACACTGGTGGCCCTGAACCCCTTGTCGGGGGTGTCCACCACGCCCTTGATATGGCCGATGAGGATGGCCCCCGCGTCGCCGCAGGCCCGGGCGATCTTGGAGAGCAGCTCTTCCACCTTCGCTCCCAGCTCACGTCCGCCCACGGGCGGGTCGAACCACATCTCCACCTTCAGGGCGTAAGCCGAGAAGTCAGGAGTGATCATGCTCCCACCATGGCTTCGACCACCTTGTCGATGTTGGTGCCCCCGGTGGCGGAGGTCGGGATGATGGGGCGGTCGGCATTGATCTCCCTCAGCTCTGCCTCCATGCCCTTGAGCGCGTCGGCGCTGACGGCGTCGGCCTTGTTGATGAGGATGACATCGGCCGCCTTAAGCTGGGCGGTCAGGGGGCGGTTCAGCGCTTTCATGATGGCATGGAAGCGGACCGCGTCGACGGCCACGATCGTCCTGATGCTGCGGGGCGGCGTGCCGGGGTAATGCTTCATGCAGTCGATGATGGCCTGGGGGTCGGCGACCCCGGTGGGCTCGATGACCACCAGGTCCGGGTTGAAGCCTTTCTCCACGTCCCGGACCGTGGTGAGGAGGTCGGGGCCCAGGGTGCAGCAAATGCAGCCCGATGCCAGTTCCTGCACTTGCAGGCCGTATTTGGTCATGATCTTGCCGTCGATGCCCACTGTGCCGAAATCATTGACGATGACCACGACCTTCTTGCCGTGGTCCTCCACGATCTTGCCTATGGTCGAGAGGACCAGCGTGGTCTTGCCAGACCCCAGGAAACCCGCCACGATGACCAAGTCCATCCAGAAACACCTGCGATGGGTTCGGATTCTCCCTGGCGTATTTATAATTCGTCATTTTTCGATTTGCGGTCAAGGACCGAACGTTCTCACGTCAAAAGAAGCCGCCAGCGGCTATTGCATTTCGTCGATCTCTTCATCGGTGATGCCCAGGAAATGGCGCTCCAAGGACTCGTGCTCCTGGGCGATCCTCTTGTTGCGGCAGCGTGCGCATTCCACCCTCTTGCCCAGGTCGGCCTTCCTCTTAA
Protein-coding regions in this window:
- a CDS encoding GTP-binding protein, with the protein product MDLVIVAGFLGSGKTTLVLSTIGKIVEDHGKKVVVIVNDFGTVGIDGKIMTKYGLQVQELASGCICCTLGPDLLTTVRDVEKGFNPDLVVIEPTGVADPQAIIDCMKHYPGTPPRSIRTIVAVDAVRFHAIMKALNRPLTAQLKAADVILINKADAVSADALKGMEAELREINADRPIIPTSATGGTNIDKVVEAMVGA
- a CDS encoding radical SAM/SPASM domain-containing protein, translated to MTSTTSVQLLGSLIGNPVTRTLLASYSHHCEADGGNRLEVALEHYLGLREDVCLRCRLAEAPLASLLSTGGKAFGVTEEDLKRTFQDPYWRKGLLSVVKGISEFGMKRPFVPGAPFQVVWDVTYACNLRCKHCYASAGEAHQDELTTAEGVALIDRLAAMGVPIIAFSGGEPLVRPDLLELAKHAEGKGMFVALATNGTLLTPEKVAALKENGVGYLQISLDGADAAVHDGFRGVPGAFDRTVGGIRNAIDQDLFVNISTTVTRNNIGEVPQIIDLCGDLGVNWFMAYNFIPAGRGRNMIEEDLSPEQREELLEMLYHRNDGSKMQVLTTAPQFARVALQQSGGPAFVPTHFFNQKVAGDLMGLTEFVGGCGAGRFYMAIRANGDVDPCVFFHHTVGNVRRDDLEDLWRHDPFFASLRDKDSLRENCGSCDYRHHCGGCRARAYSYSGGDHLAPDPGCVRNAQAYRDIRSMIIKDIR